The Polypterus senegalus isolate Bchr_013 chromosome 10, ASM1683550v1, whole genome shotgun sequence genomic interval TAGTTTCAAAGCCTGAGGTGTACTCCATACCTTGATTCCAAGAGAAGGCAGTGGAGGGCAGCAGTCCAGACTTTCTTTCAGTAGCCACGTTGAGGATAAATGAGGACTGCATGGGGTCCAAGGTGTTGTGGGGTTGACCCCTGCACTGGACTGATCCTATCTGCCTTTCACCCACAGAATGATTGcgaatttatttaagaaaattaaaaagaagaataactgaAATTCAACACTCACATGAAGtatcaagtcaagtcggggagcgggcactggtacagagcgttgcctcacccactacatgacaaaacaactcaggatcccagttggcaaccccccaggcagacacacggtccattctcaccctctggaaatgaccctctatctgccacagccaggtgttatgtgggtgtccccttggcctggtacagccactcgggtccccaacagaTCTTACCATCTGCATCACctttggggaaacgcgccacatggccgtagtgccgtaactgacgctccctcacaatggaggtcatgtgcctcattcgggactccatgagcaacacaaagccaaatcaatggtacccaaggattttccagaaagacacacatgaaggagtccagtcttcatctcaggtcactggacagcgtccagatgacatacctgtagatGTATGGAGGTGttaaggagagatggcagtggagacagaaggagttgcattgtgtctttgtggacttagaggagcaaatgacagggtgccttgagaggagctatggtattgtatgagaaattcgggaatggcagagaagtacataagagtggtacaggatatgtacaagggaagtgtgactgtagtgaggtctgcggtaggagtgacggaggtgggattacaacagggatcagctctgagccccttCTTATTGGCAGTGGTGATGgtcaggctgacagacgagattagacaggagtccccgtggactgtgatgtttgctgatgacattgtgatctgtaatgatagtagggagcaggtggaggagacccAGAAGAGTTGGAGATTTGCTCTagagatcagtaggaacaagacagaatacatatgtgtgtcACCCACCTGCCCACATTCTAGTTCTGTCTCTTAGCTTTATGTTGATGCACCTGCTTTGCTTTTTAAGGTGATTTTTATCTTGTTTCTTACTGGAAACCAAACACCAGACTGATTTGTAAAGACGGGGTGAGAGAAAGGCAGACAGACTATAATGGCAGCTAAAGTAGACACAATGGGTATTGGCAGAGTGAATTCGTATGGGCAAGACTTAACTAcagaaccaaaagaaaaaaaataataatggacaCAAAATGGGAAATAATCACCCGTGAATTAGAGAAGAAATAAAGCAGAGGCACAGAAAACAATAGAAACCCTGTGGCGTTGGGCACATCCACTGATGAGCTGACCAAGACTGGTGGAGCAGGATGTGCGTGACAGCTTCTGTTTGGTTAGGAAGAAAAGAGGATGTTTAGGTTGGCAGGAACCATCATTTAGGAGAAATCAGGTGATGGGAGAGCTCAGCTTACCTGTTAGGTGTCAGCCAGTGATTGGTGGAGACGTTGccattggagtttgcatgtgtcaGATGAGATGCAAATTTATGTAAAGCCCCTCCAGacctttgttgtttgttttgtccTTCATTGCTCTGCTTTGTGCTTACAGCTGACTTATCCAGAGAGTTTTAAGTGGCTCATCCCTTTATCACTCTTTCACAATATTGATGAAATGTTTAAAGAAGATGCATAAAATCTTCACCACAGGATTGTTGGGGTTATATGAGCACCACATATGAAAAAGTAagattgttgtgtgtgtgtgtgtgataagaGAGAGGGGGCTTCTAATGTCAAATCAGCATCCAAATGAAGTGTGGTGCTCAATGGGATCAACCTGTCCACTTTGTGTGGGCTGCAAACAGCTGAATGTCCTTCCATAGCACCttcaatgtctgtctgttatGTACTGTAGcacctcatctatctatctatggagcTCTTTCTGTGTATCTCTATATCTTTCTagttatctactgtatgtaattttAAGATCTTGCTGACTATGTTATCTATTATGATATTGTCTTTCTATCTAATTATCTGTTATGTAGCACCCTTTCATAAAATTTGCTTTAGTGTCCTTTCTATCTATTAAAATGAGGCAGAGGTGGCGTGGTGGCCTTACGGACCTtagtcttattctatgttaattagtgttgtcttattctaattcttactttgtcttttatttctcttttcttcattatgtaaagcactttgagctatgttatttgtatgaaaatgcgctatagaaataaatgttgttgttgttggctaaGTTGAAGGTTGTCGGTTCACTGGCAGTGCCAGAAGGATTGCTGCTCCATTGGGCACTTGAGCAAAGCCCTCAACCTGCAGTGGCTCCAGGGGGCTGACCCTGTGCCCAGACCCCCAAGGTTCTCTGTGGGTTTCTGGAGAGTAAGTtaacttatgtattaaatgacaaattcctaCTCAGTGTTAAATAAACTCTAAGTGATAAATGTAACCTGATCTCGGGTAACATTTGGTCCTGCCCTATGGGGTGTTAAAAGTCTTCTTTGTTTCGTGTTACATTTTCCAGTGCTGTCTTTATTCCACTTTGTGTTCGACTCTAACGCTACACTGCACCAACCAGTGTCAAAAAATCTAACACTCACACTATTCAACTCTCTGAATGTTAAATCAAAATGACCCTGATGCTACTTCAAATCTCTTACTCTCTGGAGTGTTATTTATTACTCAGTAAGGTCCAGTTAAACGTAACTGCCAAGTACCACACTACAGAGTTAAGTTGacaatttctttattctgtatTGTTATGGTGAGTTTCTACATAGAATTCACATACATTATGGAGTGATACATTTTGCTCCTCTGGGGTTTTCTGATGCTGCTGAAAGTTTACTATTTGTTAATGATCTTAAAAAAACGAAAGTCCCTCTTGATCTGATGGTTTGGATCGGCTCCATGCTCTCTTATCGCTGCTGGAAGCCTCTTTGACCCAAAACCATTGAGAGTCTCAGGCCGAGAGGATCTGAGGAGACACACTTCCAGCAAGGGGTAAGTGTAACGAGTGTTCATGtgctgttatatttaaaaaaaaaaaaaatctaaaacagtgttcaaaataaatagtgcagtgcatccaCAGGGTCAgtgaataattaattatattaattaattttatataattttatttttctattcttcattatgtaaagcactttcagctactttttgtatgaaaatgtgctatagaaataaatgttgttgttgttaataaaattgttaaaatgtagacattaaaattcattaataaataatccataacaaAGAGGTCAAAATCCAAGGCAGTTCTTTAAAACTGACGAGCTCGATGGCCTCCATTTAAAATCgacgtctcctctgcttacccaGACTGGGCTCTTGAAGTCAGAGGAGATGTCCTCCCAACAGGTGCAGCCAACCACTCCCTGTTCGGGTCCCCTTTGCCTGTGCAGAGCCGCTCGCTGTCTGTCCCTCTGTGTCGGTGGGAGACACGGCGCATTGGGTCGCTTCCACTCACTGATAATCTCTCAGGAGAAGCGTCCCCTCTTCAGCATCAGGCACCTACAGCTCAAAGGCTCACACCCGACCACCCGCCTTCGTTCCATTTTGTACGGCCGCGCTCCAGTCCTGCCTGATGATCTTTCTTCCATTAACCTCCATTCCTTTTCCTGTACTTTCCACCTTGTTTTATTCTATATCGCTTCTTTCAATTCTGTCTGTTCTGTCCCTCATATcccatgcaggctccttttatcttgCAGAACTATCGCGAGATGTGAATGAGGCGCCTGACTGACGCTAACATTCGGCTTCATGTGTGTGCGATCAGTCAGACACTCCAACCAACCCCTGAGTGAAGCTCACTCACATACCCCTTGCCTAATTCCGAGCCTGCACGTTCTCAAGCATGATTAATTATTGAAAACCTGTGCTCTTTTCTTGGACCACCTATCACGCATGTTAAAGTTGTTACAATCAAACTAAACAATCAATCACAAACAAATACAGATTACTCACTTTAATATTTCCATCAGTGACGTGTGGTGAGTTTCAAGGCTGGTAGAGTCAGAATTACAAATACTGTagatgaaccccaaagagtcgcttattgactattcagttgccagccagcatgcacattgacaaCTGGTTATGGTTCATATCTCGTCATCATTCTtgacacacacatagacagataaggcgcatatttggctaagtAAGAACAGCGAGAGAGagtgcatttgctcctcacccgcCGTGTGTTCTCAATTTGCCGTTGCAATCAATTCACACAGGAAAGTATAGAGTGATGTACAAAatacggatttcaattttgacctaaattgaaatatttagttgttttaaaaagcttttaatcCTGATGCTTTTATCAAtattaatacagactgttcaacaaaaggataacaagaaaaacaaaagaatattttgtttatggtcaaaatttaatttttaaatattggattgtttttttcttagtctgaacccattcttttttatatgactgaaaaccgtttatggtcttacctttatttgtaaatgaagtccacgTGCCTAcccttctccacaaaaatctccgtcactttcttgtaaaagtcctctttattttcctttagttttaaaaattttaatcttccattttggtagTCAggtggaacaaaaaataaaaataaatggacagcTGCAGCTCACTTGATATTCTGATGtagctaacttattggcgcctctgtgCAGAAGAACAGCAACAACTAACAcgtgttgggctcacatgcgcccccttcagggcggcacggtactgtctgcctcactcatgctgtgccttttcactgtgattttatgtccgatcagcagactatgtcagacacattcattaaagatatccagactgtggaaagtcagggtgtaaattataataaacgtgtctgccaacattatattggcgacatacagagagacagcgacaggcacgcTCCAATCACAGGCGTCAACCCCGTCAGTGTGTGTGGGAGAGCGCAGTCCGGGATGAGGGGAGTCTGGTCGCTGCTGCACCTCGCATTTCTCCcgtgtatttgaacaggaaatgcgcaaattcagcgattttgactataaacatgatcaaaattattggaatcatacagaaaacaaatttaaagcacagaccagtggacacatttattttgtgttatcattattagttttatttttttttttacttttcatggtgCACAGCAAGTCCCTGATTTCCATCAATATGTAATGCCTCCAAAGTCTCAAAGACGACACGGAGCACGGAGAGGCATTTTACTCTTTCGTGTCAATTAACACTGTGATTTGAACACTATCGTTTTTACTGTGCAGATGGATTGTGACAAAAATGAACCTTTGAATCATGCAGAGCTTCAACTGattatttttagttaaaaatgGTCAGAGTAATTCGGTTTATTGGCCATATGTAATTTCTTCCAACATCAAACACAAATAAACGTAAGGACAGAACTAAGAACGAACTGCGGCCCGAGGACTTGGCTTCCACTGTCGATTGGTGTGAGGGCTTGGTGCCGCCGATTGTAATAATCGCGTTGGACCAAAAAGAGTTAAAAGGAACTCTCTCTTGGCTCACATATTCCAAGGATTCTATGTCAGGGACTTTGCCTCGAAAATCAATCCGAAAAAGAACAGACTCGAGTGTTGCACCATGCAGGAGTTAGCCtttctttcaataaaataatGTCCAAACTATAATCGAACAAAAAAGGTTATGTCCAGACAGAACAAGGAGATGTCTGCAATGGAGATCGATTACGTCTGCTTCACTCCTGTACAGAGCGACTTTCTGCAGTACTGCACTCTTTGTTTCAGGTGTCTCTGCATTTCCAGCAGGTGCCTCGACCATGGAATCAGGCAAAATGTATCCCGTTAGCCAAAGGTGCCGTCtgggaaaattaaatttgcagaAAGCTAAAACCGattcatttaatataaataacttatttttttcaCATGTACTACTTTCATGTAATAATTTCGTTATGAATTTAAGTTTTTGTACTCTCATTCCTAATTCATTAATAAAGACGTGTGGATGTTGTGAACCACGCCAGTGTAATTCGTTCTCAGTCAGCTAAATAGTGGTTTATAAACTAAACTCGACTTCTTTGTTCGGATGGCCGGAGGGGCGTTCTAGGCTTTAAGGGAACCTTGTTAATACAACCTCACTCATTGTTCTGATAAATAACACGCAAATCGTCAAAGGTGGTCACTGCGCCTGCCTGAAAGtaataaaaattggaaaaaacaaagaaattcaggCAGCCACTTTACAGAAAAGTAACTAAACAAGTATATTCAGCTCTGCCAAAACAGTGGGAACTAAAAAGGAGTACCAATCAGGTCCAAATCTGAGCGACATATGGCCGTGTGCCTGGTGCTGCTGTGTCCAAACCAACTCGCAAAAGAAAGTGCAATGAGTTGAGTGCAGGGCTCCGGCAGAGGCAGACAGGAATGTAGGCAGCTGAAGACGGGGGCTGCGACGGCTGGCTGGATGTCCGTCTGTCTTAGGGGGtccaaatactttaaaaaatgtttctgctcgGTTAGTGATCCATAATTGTTTCTTCTTTTGATTGTagatttttgaattgttttattgtatttaggCTTATATTGAGGAAAAAGGGATTGCATGAacgaaaacagaaaagaaatagcATGCAGGATTGCTAGGGCTATAAAGAATACCGCGAAAATACATGAACATTTATTAAAGCTTTACTGTTACTCGAAACTAAAGCCGTTTTTATCTGGTGAAATTCCTCTTTGTACCCCTAGAGGGCACACAATTGGACAATTACGGTAAGAGGCTGCACGAGACCAAATAGAAACTCGAGGACAGGACCCCTCTGTGGAGAAACAACGGCAGGATTCCGGTGGGCATCGCTTGAACTTGGCATTTGACCAGGGGTTCGTAAAAACGGCGAAAACGGTGTTTCCCGATATGAAATAAAGTTTCGAATATCTTAAAAAGAGGATATTTAGCAATTTCAATGAACTGTATGTTGTCTGCTTTAATAGCAAAGTGTGTCCCCAGAGGCAAACGAGCCgtatgttttcttcagtttaTTGTTACCTTCCAGGATGACCCTTATCAAGGAGAGTCATTGATGAATGAAGGGTGTTTGGAAATAAAACAGGAGTCGGGCTCAGTTTGATCGATCCGATACTCCGTAGTTTAAAGTGCGTGTTATATGGCAGTTTTTGTGCTCTCTGTTCTCTTCATTAACAATGAGTGTAATAGGccgttttatttaaaaaatggtcttccagatgaatgaaaaaagtttcGAGGTAAGGCAGTTTTATTGGATTTTCTGAAGGCAAACGGCGACAGGCGGCGCGTCAGTGTTGACGGCTTTGAAGTGCAGAACTCGGGAGTTTCGGTTTCCCGTAAACTGAGGTAAGGGTGCGCGCGCAGACAGGTGTGTGCGTGCACGCGCGCGCGTGTGTGCGGTGTCAGCGAACTGAAGcgtaaagattaaataaatacaaaggggAAAAGGGCAGCACTAAAACAAGAATACAAGTCACTTCATGTGGTTCAGGCTAAGATATTGTTGGTTTTGTCTTCTTTCAGGCTTTCAGTGGCATGAGTTGTTACCGACTTCCTGCATTGAGAACTGCGCACCTCAGCAGCTCCACCTGCCACTTGAGATGCCAACTCGAGTTCCACACTTGTCGTCTTTATCCGGTGAAGACAAACAGCACACACAGACAAATCCAAAGTGTTAAATTCACACCTACAGAGTTAATTTTAACACTTCTTCAGAGTTTATATAGGTCCACACCAAATCGAGTTAAATTGACACTTTGTGTAGTATTATATTTTTTGACACTTTCAGGTGTTGAAATCATCACtgtaagagttcattttttaacacCAGAAGTGTGTTGAACATCCACTTGGTGTAAACTAAATTCCCAAGACACTCTGCTGGTGTTAAAAAAGTAACTCTTACGGTGTTGATTTCAACACATGACAAGTGTGGATTGGCAACATGTTTACACTCAATGAGTGTTAGGATATCCTATTTTAGATGCAATATCAAGTTGGGGCACCTCATTTTATTTAGAAGCTAATGTCTCATTAACGGAAAGTTTAATGTACACACCTTAtacacaagattaaaaaaaaaaaacaggaatcaagacttttcaaaatgcttgttttattaaacaaaatagtttacacaatatttcaaaacCTATACAACAAAAAAGCTGGTTTCCCAtccaaaatttaaatatataaaaaagtgttGTCTCAGTGACAATTTACAGGGGATCCAAGTGTTAATGGACATTTTTGTACATGTAGGTTACAGCAGCCATCAATCCTTTGGTGTAAACACTGGTCTGTAACATTGAGCACAGCCAGgactaagtaaaaataaatacaaaaatataataagtcCCATTTAAAAGGGATAACATTAAATGAATAACTCACCACAAATTCTGGTATAATCTATTGCCTCATCATACCTACAGTccacttttggaaaaatacatcCTCCATAAAGAGATGAAATAAATTTTTAGGCCAGCATGTGCCAATTGACCCCatctaaagaaaatatttttacgtGCCAATTAAACCAGCACAAATGGGGGTACGATATATTGACTCTCATCAGACCCATATACACTTTGCAAGTCAAATGGCCTGTGAAGCTTCATAGTATTGGCTTTGATGAGTTCAGCTTTGCCACATTCACCCAGTACTTTAAATGCATGGAGATGCTCGGTGAAAAGTTCATCTACCAAAAAGAATATATTGTTGTCGATACTAAGTATTTTTCGAATCTGACTGAAAACTGGAAGTTGATCTTCAATTTTATTGCAAACAACGAGGCCTACTTTGTATTCGGTCCCATCAATTTTCACCCAGTTCATGGAGTACATGATTTTGTGCATGCGATTCGGTTGCATTCCTACTAAATGCTTGCCATCATCAACACTCTCCCAgcaaaatgttttcattggtcCATACTCAACATATTTCAAAAGGTGAGGTTTCCCAAAGATAGCCTATGGACATCGGATGTCTTTTTGCCAAAGATTtggtgatatttttaaaattcttgaatGTATTTTTGAACACTTTATGTTTAGCTTCGAATCGCATGCTCCACATATGTACTAAAGGACCGATCTTACGTATAGTGGAAGGATAATGAATCATAAAATGATGCTTTGGCAATAAATTCTTGAGTGGATACAATTTTGTGAATAATTCATGGTGTTCAATTATTAAATACTTCATAAGAATAGTCATGCCTTCAGAGAGACATGGGGAAAATACAAGGTTGACTATTTGAAGTAAGAGAAGAAGCAAATGCCAGTGTTCATCTCCACTGGGCACAATATCACCAAACACTAACGGCATGTTGTTTAAAAGACAAAGTGCCTGGATTGAGTTCAGCCCTAAGCCATTTCCTTTGTGGTCTAGATTCACTCGTGTGGGACGATTCTTTCGTTCCAAATAGCCATAATCATAGGCATATATTCTGGAAACCAATTCACTCCATGACATAAAGTTACTGTCAACATATTCAAAGAGCAATTTCATTTCATATTGAGCAACTCCTTCTAGGATGTCATGCATTACATCGAAAGAGAAATTGTGGCATACATGAAAAAATTTTAGACTGTTGAGTGAGGATTTTCTTTTGAGGCCATATAGTGATGAGATTTGTGGGTCTGATTCCAATTGAAGACAGTGGCGCTCATAGACTACACAATCATGTAAAACaacccttgggtcaccctcattgTAAATAACCTGGGCATCTGCCTTTTCAGTCAAACATAAATGACAGAAATACTGACCACTAAAAGATTCAGAGAAGCCAAGGATTGAGTGCATTCCCAAGTTGTCTCCATTCACTTGACACAGAGTGCCATAAATTGTCCCTGTGGAAATTGGCAGTTCAATGCCATCGGTTTCTAGAATACTGATGTCATGGATCAAAGGCTCCAGTATGGGCTGGAACCCATATTGTTTCAAATCGTGAGCATAAAAAAGTGCAACTAAATGGATATTCATCAGTGTTGAATTCAATTTGGGTGGAAGATTTCTTAGTACAAAATAAAGTGCCCCAACTTTGTGTATCCCGTGTTTGGATCCAAGGGATTTGCTGTTTCAAAATCATCAGAATATAATTGGATCTGCAACGCAGTGGAATGTCTGGAAAATAATGGATGAGCCTTGAAGTAACTTCCATCACAAAAGTCCTTATAATCATTTGATCGCTGCCTTTCTGAAGATTCCCTAATCAATCTACATACATCTGAATTTTGACACATAAATTTTAAAGTTTCTAATATTGGTACATAAACAAAGGTATCTTTTACTGGGACCTGATCATAACAGCCTGTTTTTTTATTGCGTCTCACATCATACCTCATGCCAAGTCCAATTTCAACTGGCTCAACTACACTCCATTTATCAATGAAATAATTGGTTCTTTTGCTTTCTGTGTTAAAGCAAACAAATGGgttttcaaaatgtgtaaaacTACTCTTGACTGCTAACCTGACTGGATTATCAAGAGGAATAGATGACAATAGTTTGTGTTGAGTTTGTGTGTGAACTTCAGAAGTAAGCTCTTCAAGATCTGAGACAAGTGCTGAAATTAAACTGTTTGCCACGCCGCTGCATTGTAATTTGGccaaaattgaagcacacatagCCTTTGTATCTCTTTCAGAAAGGCAGTCATCATTGTTGTCCAGACAATCTGTGGGAAAACCTTGGGTATCACTGTCACCATTGTTCTCAAAATAAGAGGCACCTCGGGAATCACCAACGCCTGTCTGTATAGAACCTAACTGATTACTATCAACATCTTGGGATGACTGTGGTTCTACATAATGCAAACCATTATCCTCAAAATGAACACTGTTTAAATGTTTCCTAAACCCTGAAAAAGTACAAAACCGGCGCCTACAATCGCCTTGCATACAAATCATCCTGAACTTCaatgaaggatagaaactgtgtGTAACTTGCAAGTAAGATATCAGCTGCTGGCTATTTGCATACAAACTCTCAcagcaaaaacatttaaacatcgTTTAACAATTTCACACGTAGTTCTCTTACTCTTGGTGACTCGCTTGTTAGACCAACGTCAATGTTGTAGACTGTTGTCTGTAGAAAGGTGTAGACATTTGCCAGGGATTCCTCATAGGTTAGATTAAAGATGTAATGAACTTTGAAAAGTTCATCTATGGCACTAAGGGAGGTGGCTCTTGCACAGGGGATGAGCTGCTTGTCAACAACGACATCAAAATTGTCAATCCTCTTCTTGGTTCGTCCTACTGCAAGTAGGTATGGTTGGTGGCCTTCTCTCACCCTGAGATGTTCTTCAATGCTGGTACAGGACTATAACAGAATGACAAGTTATATTTTACAGCTGATGAATGcacagcacttaaaaaaaaaaaagagagagaactgAATTCTTTAATACATTAAACAGTTCAAACCATGACTAACAATTTATCAGGGTGAAAATCTGAAAAGTGCTACAGCTAAAATTTAACAGAAAGTAAGTCTGGAGGTTATCTGCAACTACAAGATACATAGCTGTTTGTAATTCATGTCATGTCCAAAAGGAAGAAAATCTACTATAAAAGACAGACAAGTGCAGGCCACTGTGACATGGTTAAAATTGATATCACGTTTGCATGCCATCcataagtaaaaaacaaaaaaaaatgaacactataTTTACCATGGGTGAAAAAGCACGAGAATAACTTCCTTCAGTATCAACCAAATAAATGCATCTATGACTGTACAACACATTGCAAAGACATTGATCCCACGTTGTAATTCACCTTATGAAAATGTACAAGCCTGTCAACAGCATCAGTGGGACTGATTTTAACTTTCTTTCTCCCTGCAGAAGGTGGTAGCAAATGCAACAGCAAcaagaaagaggaaatgtcactgTCCCATTCTGATGGAAAATGAGAAGTAGTCAATGTTCAGAAATATAAATTAGTATGTAGAATAGATAGCCTTGCCTGCCATTTAAAACCTCAAAATACCACTTACCGTGTTCAGACTGTTGTTTCTCTGCTGCACTGATGTGACTTTGAAGTTCTGCTGTCAAAGTGAGAGACTTTGCTTCTTCAATGACTTTTGGCTTGAATGCCATCTCCCACTGCTCAAGCAATTTTGCAGATGTTTCAGcattaaacagcaaaataaagtcTTGATTTACCTAATGATATTGCATACAACAAAACATAATGGCATCATGCCTGAATCACACTTAATCCCTTAAACCAAGAAATAAAACAGGAAAGGATTTTTATACTTACCAACCCTTTTACTTCTAAAAATCTTGGAAAGATTTTTAAGATGTCAGTTGACCTTTCCGGGTTATGAACGAGCTCTTGCCGATGCTTAAAGGTTTGCTTCATCTTTTGCCTAACTTCAGTCTCATCAGCGGTGTGGAGAAGGAGTGAAATGGCTTCTCTGCATGCATCTCCATCAAGTTGTTCAGTGTCCTCTATTTTTCTTCGACGACTTGGTCCACCAGTCTCATGAGACATCAAGTAAACACGTTTTGGATTCTTCCTTGACAGAGTTTTAAGCCGCCAAGAAATAAATCCTGTTCCCTTCTCGGGATCATAAAAATGTTcctaaaatgaaagaacaaacaaGGAAGCAATAAAGtacatttattaaatctcaatAGTAAATTAGAATTACATAAACACTGACATTGAAAATCACACCAAATGAAAAAGTGTTAAATAAAATCCaggtatttcttttaaataattgcaGTATTCAACTACATAAAAAGTACATGAAAGTGAATAAGGTGTGCTTACATAGCCCTTCGATGAATATGGGTCTCTTAGAGCAGGGAAAAGAGAAACAATGCCCAAGGCATACGTCTCTCTCTGTTTAAGTGTGGGAATCCTCCTGAAAATTGTAGAAGATTAAGTAGAACTTAGTCATTTATCCAATACTTAAACCTCCATATATGTATGAATAGACACAAAGCAAGCCTgatattgtgttgatttattaaTTCTCTGATAGCTTACCCATGAACCTCTGTCATATGGCTAACAAGAACATTAACAAGCTGTCGTCTCGTGCTGTGCTTCAGTGTTTTAGTTAGCTCATATTCTTCAAGAACATCCAAACCACCAGGTTTCTCTTTCAGGGCATTTTGAACAATCTAgttattaaagacaaaaaaaccaTAAAGGAATGGTATGATGACATCACACACAAAAGTTATCCATGAATGCAGATATTTCCACATTTACCTGTTTTGCCTTTTCAGCACTTGTGATTTCTCTGCCATTATTAAAGTTTGAGCTTGCAGACAGGTTCAGTTTAGTTCTCTCCAACCCTTCTACATCACTGGAGTTTGAAAGTGTATCAGTGCATGTACTTGGTGTTGAGGTAGCTGTgggtgaaattttttttaaaaaaggagag includes:
- the LOC120536568 gene encoding uncharacterized protein LOC120536568 isoform X3, with amino-acid sequence MLVKVNYLLQVKKYIKLQDRFTFEEFLNEVKKKFGLTANDALQVFDETNTNVEEDIFQELVQSNPQICFTVKCPPQGLFSDLDVSGATSTPSTCTDTLSNSSDVEGLERTKLNLSASSNFNNGREITSAEKAKQIVQNALKEKPGGLDVLEEYELTKTLKHSTRRQLVNVLVSHMTEVHGRIPTLKQRETYALGIVSLFPALRDPYSSKGYEHFYDPEKGTGFISWRLKTLSRKNPKRVYLMSHETGGPSRRRKIEDTEQLDGDACREAISLLLHTADETEVRQKMKQTFKHRQELVHNPERSTDILKIFPRFLEVKGLVNQDFILLFNAETSAKLLEQWEMAFKPKVIEEAKSLTLTAELQSHISAAEKQQSEHGRKKVKISPTDAVDRLVHFHKSCTSIEEHLRVREGHQPYLLAVGRTKKRIDNFDVVVDKQLIPCARATSLSAIDELFKVHYIFNLTYEESLANVYTFLQTTVYNIDVGLTSESPRVRELRVKLLNDV
- the LOC120536568 gene encoding uncharacterized protein LOC120536568 isoform X1; the encoded protein is MLVKVNYLLQVKKYIKLQDRFTFEEFLNEVKKKFGLTANDALQVFDETNTNVEEDIFQELVQSNPQICFTVKCPPQGLFSDLDVSGATSTPSTCTDTLSNSSDVEGLERTKLNLSASSNFNNGREITSAEKAKQIVQNALKEKPGGLDVLEEYELTKTLKHSTRRQLVNVLVSHMTEVHGRIPTLKQRETYALGIVSLFPALRDPYSSKGYEHFYDPEKGTGFISWRLKTLSRKNPKRVYLMSHETGGPSRRRKIEDTEQLDGDACREAISLLLHTADETEVRQKMKQTFKHRQELVHNPERSTDILKIFPRFLEVKGLVNQDFILLFNAETSAKLLEQWEMAFKPKVIEEAKSLTLTAELQSHISAAEKQQSEHEWDSDISSFLLLLHLLPPSAGRKKVKISPTDAVDRLVHFHKSCTSIEEHLRVREGHQPYLLAVGRTKKRIDNFDVVVDKQLIPCARATSLSAIDELFKVHYIFNLTYEESLANVYTFLQTTVYNIDVGLTSESPRVRELRVKLLNDV
- the LOC120536568 gene encoding uncharacterized protein LOC120536568 isoform X2, which gives rise to MLVKVNYLLQVKKYIKLQDRFTFEEFLNEANDALQVFDETNTNVEEDIFQELVQSNPQICFTVKCPPQGLFSDLDVSGATSTPSTCTDTLSNSSDVEGLERTKLNLSASSNFNNGREITSAEKAKQIVQNALKEKPGGLDVLEEYELTKTLKHSTRRQLVNVLVSHMTEVHGRIPTLKQRETYALGIVSLFPALRDPYSSKGYEHFYDPEKGTGFISWRLKTLSRKNPKRVYLMSHETGGPSRRRKIEDTEQLDGDACREAISLLLHTADETEVRQKMKQTFKHRQELVHNPERSTDILKIFPRFLEVKGLVNQDFILLFNAETSAKLLEQWEMAFKPKVIEEAKSLTLTAELQSHISAAEKQQSEHEWDSDISSFLLLLHLLPPSAGRKKVKISPTDAVDRLVHFHKSCTSIEEHLRVREGHQPYLLAVGRTKKRIDNFDVVVDKQLIPCARATSLSAIDELFKVHYIFNLTYEESLANVYTFLQTTVYNIDVGLTSESPRVRELRVKLLNDV